Proteins encoded in a region of the Zea mays cultivar B73 chromosome 2, Zm-B73-REFERENCE-NAM-5.0, whole genome shotgun sequence genome:
- the LOC100191833 gene encoding OJ991113_30.19 protein isoform X1 → MSSVSNSIAVGLPSYGLYLETRFLTQTYRNFAQKSSYKYSRIRAVQGNGGRRRLVDIIRIIPELSRDYFKSRSRRALFGGISLLGGFYVAQTISLSFGTLGVNDVIAAVVCVLLTEYVTKFYYSRPKVTFPIALLNNFKMGFTYGLFIDAFKLAS, encoded by the coding sequence ATGTCAAGTGTTTCAAATTCTATTGCTGTGGGTCTTCCAAGCTATGGGCTATATCTAGAGACAAGGTTTCTCACGCAGACCTATAGGAACTTCGCACAGAAATCCTCTTACAAGTATTCCAGAATCCGTGCAGTGCAGGGAAATGGTGGGCGTCGAAGGCTGGTTGACATAATCCGAATCATTCCAGAACTCTCAAGGGACTATTTTAAAAGTCGATCGAGGCGAGCTCTTTTTGGTGGCATCTCGTTGCTTGGCGGCTTTTACGTTGCACAGACAATCTCGCTCTCTTTCGGTACCTTGGGTGTGAATGATGTTATAGCAGCGGTTGTTTGTGTCCTGCTGACAGAGTATGTGACAAAGTTCTATTACAGTCGGCCTAAGGTTACCTTCCCCATTGCTctcctcaacaatttcaagatggGTTTCACATATGGCC